From the genome of Periplaneta americana isolate PAMFEO1 chromosome 15, P.americana_PAMFEO1_priV1, whole genome shotgun sequence, one region includes:
- the Elp5 gene encoding elongator complex protein 5 isoform X3, which translates to MLLNIVTGKQPSPLVCIQDLENNTRATDTDIITVLQRSPATTTEDCTVIVDSFSPLVFNYGFMRSYCALHSLVLKLINGINVSEIICLMHEDTLPFSHAALPQLRHLATAYIEITAPTQSSNGNPIASTIYKKKSGRVLKEVEYYSVDSENRLKAEKLTSAFAGPAASDQEMKDDDDLLADLTTFKLSLGQQEKQARSELVLPYLRMNKEKGGKVFYQPDAADDWDEEDPDDDLDV; encoded by the exons ATGCTGCTTAACATTGTGACAGGGAAACAACCAAGTCCCTTAGTTTGTATACAAG ATCTGGAGAACAATACCAGAGCTACAGACACTGACATAATCACAGTTCTGCAACGTTCCCCAGCCACAACAACTGAAGACTGTACTGTGATTGTTGATTCATTCTCGCCACTCGTCTTCAACTACGGTTTTATGAGATCTTATTGTGCTCTTCATTCTCTTGTTTTAAAGCTGATAAATG GGATAAACGTATCCGAGATCATATGCCTCATGCATGAAGACACGCTGCCTTTTTCACATGCAGCATTGCCCCAGTTGCGTCATCTGGCAACTGCTTACATTGAAATCACAGCACCAACACAGTCTTCCAACGGAAATCCTATTGCTTCGACAATATACAAGAAGAAAAGTGGACGAGTGCTGAAAGAG GTGGAGTATTATTCAGTGGATTCAGAAAACCGGTTGAAAGCAGAGAAATTGACGTCAGCGTTTGCAGGTCCTGCAGCAAGTGATCAGGaaatgaaggacgatgatgactTACTTGCTGACCTGACCACTTTCAAGTTGAGTCTCGGACAACAAGAGAAACAGGCTAGAAGTGAGCTTGTTCTTCCATATCTCAG GATGAATAAAGAGAAAGGAGGAAAGGTGTTCTACCAGCCAGATGCTGCTGATGATTGGGATGAAGAAGACCCTGATGATGATCTGGATGTATAA
- the Elp5 gene encoding elongator complex protein 5 isoform X2 yields the protein MLLNIVTGKQPSPLVCIQDSRQQNGIRLLKAFVQHRIDTNKKHVHIMCYEHPPAKLKNVLKNSNADHVHFHDCFSDPREWFKRINVSEIICLMHEDTLPFSHAALPQLRHLATAYIEITAPTQSSNGNPIASTIYKKKSGRVLKEVEYYSVDSENRLKAEKLTSAFAGPAASDQEMKDDDDLLADLTTFKLSLGQQEKQARSELVLPYLRMNKEKGGKVFYQPDAADDWDEEDPDDDLDV from the exons ATGCTGCTTAACATTGTGACAGGGAAACAACCAAGTCCCTTAGTTTGTATACAAG ATTCTCGTCAACAAAATGGTATTCGCTTGCTAAAAGCATTTGTGCAACATCGTATAGATACAAATAAGAAGCATGTTCATATTATGTGTTATGAACATCCACCAGCGAAGCTGAAGAATGTGTTAAAAAACAGCAATGCCGACCATGTCCACTTCCATGACTGTTTTAGTGACCCTCGTGAATGGTTTAAGA GGATAAACGTATCCGAGATCATATGCCTCATGCATGAAGACACGCTGCCTTTTTCACATGCAGCATTGCCCCAGTTGCGTCATCTGGCAACTGCTTACATTGAAATCACAGCACCAACACAGTCTTCCAACGGAAATCCTATTGCTTCGACAATATACAAGAAGAAAAGTGGACGAGTGCTGAAAGAG GTGGAGTATTATTCAGTGGATTCAGAAAACCGGTTGAAAGCAGAGAAATTGACGTCAGCGTTTGCAGGTCCTGCAGCAAGTGATCAGGaaatgaaggacgatgatgactTACTTGCTGACCTGACCACTTTCAAGTTGAGTCTCGGACAACAAGAGAAACAGGCTAGAAGTGAGCTTGTTCTTCCATATCTCAG GATGAATAAAGAGAAAGGAGGAAAGGTGTTCTACCAGCCAGATGCTGCTGATGATTGGGATGAAGAAGACCCTGATGATGATCTGGATGTATAA
- the Elp5 gene encoding elongator complex protein 5 isoform X1, translated as MLLNIVTGKQPSPLVCIQDSRQQNGIRLLKAFVQHRIDTNKKHVHIMCYEHPPAKLKNVLKNSNADHVHFHDCFSDPREWFKNLENNTRATDTDIITVLQRSPATTTEDCTVIVDSFSPLVFNYGFMRSYCALHSLVLKLINGINVSEIICLMHEDTLPFSHAALPQLRHLATAYIEITAPTQSSNGNPIASTIYKKKSGRVLKEVEYYSVDSENRLKAEKLTSAFAGPAASDQEMKDDDDLLADLTTFKLSLGQQEKQARSELVLPYLRMNKEKGGKVFYQPDAADDWDEEDPDDDLDV; from the exons ATGCTGCTTAACATTGTGACAGGGAAACAACCAAGTCCCTTAGTTTGTATACAAG ATTCTCGTCAACAAAATGGTATTCGCTTGCTAAAAGCATTTGTGCAACATCGTATAGATACAAATAAGAAGCATGTTCATATTATGTGTTATGAACATCCACCAGCGAAGCTGAAGAATGTGTTAAAAAACAGCAATGCCGACCATGTCCACTTCCATGACTGTTTTAGTGACCCTCGTGAATGGTTTAAGA ATCTGGAGAACAATACCAGAGCTACAGACACTGACATAATCACAGTTCTGCAACGTTCCCCAGCCACAACAACTGAAGACTGTACTGTGATTGTTGATTCATTCTCGCCACTCGTCTTCAACTACGGTTTTATGAGATCTTATTGTGCTCTTCATTCTCTTGTTTTAAAGCTGATAAATG GGATAAACGTATCCGAGATCATATGCCTCATGCATGAAGACACGCTGCCTTTTTCACATGCAGCATTGCCCCAGTTGCGTCATCTGGCAACTGCTTACATTGAAATCACAGCACCAACACAGTCTTCCAACGGAAATCCTATTGCTTCGACAATATACAAGAAGAAAAGTGGACGAGTGCTGAAAGAG GTGGAGTATTATTCAGTGGATTCAGAAAACCGGTTGAAAGCAGAGAAATTGACGTCAGCGTTTGCAGGTCCTGCAGCAAGTGATCAGGaaatgaaggacgatgatgactTACTTGCTGACCTGACCACTTTCAAGTTGAGTCTCGGACAACAAGAGAAACAGGCTAGAAGTGAGCTTGTTCTTCCATATCTCAG GATGAATAAAGAGAAAGGAGGAAAGGTGTTCTACCAGCCAGATGCTGCTGATGATTGGGATGAAGAAGACCCTGATGATGATCTGGATGTATAA